One Strigops habroptila isolate Jane chromosome 19, bStrHab1.2.pri, whole genome shotgun sequence genomic window carries:
- the CNTD1 gene encoding cyclin N-terminal domain-containing protein 1 isoform X1, which produces MGSRVQAASRCRDSGPAFGEVSPEVIEAVLVRLATENERHLSELPEGAGCFKEAQIVEFVFLLSEKWRLDQAVRYQAVELLERFLIKQVEQISKASGKSTKAREQGGGSSRSSLEDQICNTFVLRLVSCVQLASKLSLHYNRVNSDTALKFLQSLKYSYTKQELLESELAVLKTLHFQVNVSTPLAYVELLLEVLGYNGCLLPTKPLHQMCIQLLDFSYLARDAIYDTLLKIAVENSTPSNLQVAKFLTVKEDFMLLAVGIISTSMFVLNPGYWQQVVEHLNSITGITSQSILEFSYALLKQIIGSTPPRQRYRSCGTKALEHRIGPLQ; this is translated from the exons ATGGGTTCCCGGGTGCAAGCGGCATCCCGGTGCCGTGACTCGGGCCCCGCCTTCGGCGAGGTGTCCCCGGAGGTGATCGAGGCTGTGCTGGTCCGCCTGGCCACGGAGAACGAGCGGCACCTGAGCGAGCTGCCCGAGGGGGCCGGGTGCTTCAAGGAGGCGCAGATCGTGG AGTTCGTGTTCCTCCTGTCCGAAAAGTGGCGCCTGGACCAGGCGGTGAGGTACCAGGCGGTGGAGTTACTCGAAAG GTTTCTGATCAAGCAGGTGGAACAAATCTCTAAGGCCTCTGGAAAGAGCACGAAAGCCCGTGAGCAGGGGGGAGGCAGCAGCCGGAGCTCTCTGGAAGATCAGATCTGCAACACGTTTGTCCTGCGGCTCGTGTCGTGCGTTCAGCTCGCGAGCAAACTGTCCCTGCACTACAAC agaGTTAACAGTGACACAGCTTTGAAGTTTCTGCAGTCCCTGAAGTACTCGTACACGAAACAGGAGCTGCTCGAGTCGGAACTTGCTGTTCTGAAAACTCTGCACTTCCAGGTCAACGTCTCGACTCCTTTGGCTTACGTGGAATTGCTCCTGGAGGTCCTGG GGTACAACGGCTGCTTGCTTCCCACCAAGCCCTTACATCAGATGTGCATTCAGCTCCTCGACTTCTCCTACCTTGCCCGAGATGCCATCTACGACACTCTGTTGAAGATCGCCGTCGAAAACTCCACACCAAGCAATCTGCAAGT agcaaAGTTTTTGACAGTGAAGGAAGATTTCATGCTCTTGGCTGTTGGAATCATCAGCACAAGCATGTTCGTGCTAAACCCTGGGTACTGGCAGCAG GTTGTGGAGCATTTGAACTCCATCACTGGCATCACTTCCCAAAGCATACTAGAATTTTCTTACGCGCTCCTGAAGCAGATCATTGGCAGCACCCCTCCGAGGCAGCGCTACAGGAGCTGTGGAACAAAAGCTCTGGAGCACAGAATTGGGCCTCTTCAGTAG
- the CNTD1 gene encoding cyclin N-terminal domain-containing protein 1 isoform X2 — MGSRVQAASRCRDSGPAFGEVSPEVIEAVLVRLATENERHLSELPEGAGCFKEAQIVEFVFLLSEKWRLDQAVRYQAVELLERFLIKQVEQISKASGKSTKAREQGGGSSRSSLEDQICNTFVLRLVSCVQLASKLSLHYNRVNSDTALKFLQSLKYSYTKQELLESELAVLKTLHFQVNVSTPLAYVELLLEVLGYNGCLLPTKPLHQMCIQLLDFSYLARDAIYDTLLKIAVENSTPSNLQVAKFLTVKEDFMLLAVGIISTSMFVLNPGYWQQQAAAHPCGQRDDPPPWKATVAIAEACPAHVMWKHSPCRTVFYY, encoded by the exons ATGGGTTCCCGGGTGCAAGCGGCATCCCGGTGCCGTGACTCGGGCCCCGCCTTCGGCGAGGTGTCCCCGGAGGTGATCGAGGCTGTGCTGGTCCGCCTGGCCACGGAGAACGAGCGGCACCTGAGCGAGCTGCCCGAGGGGGCCGGGTGCTTCAAGGAGGCGCAGATCGTGG AGTTCGTGTTCCTCCTGTCCGAAAAGTGGCGCCTGGACCAGGCGGTGAGGTACCAGGCGGTGGAGTTACTCGAAAG GTTTCTGATCAAGCAGGTGGAACAAATCTCTAAGGCCTCTGGAAAGAGCACGAAAGCCCGTGAGCAGGGGGGAGGCAGCAGCCGGAGCTCTCTGGAAGATCAGATCTGCAACACGTTTGTCCTGCGGCTCGTGTCGTGCGTTCAGCTCGCGAGCAAACTGTCCCTGCACTACAAC agaGTTAACAGTGACACAGCTTTGAAGTTTCTGCAGTCCCTGAAGTACTCGTACACGAAACAGGAGCTGCTCGAGTCGGAACTTGCTGTTCTGAAAACTCTGCACTTCCAGGTCAACGTCTCGACTCCTTTGGCTTACGTGGAATTGCTCCTGGAGGTCCTGG GGTACAACGGCTGCTTGCTTCCCACCAAGCCCTTACATCAGATGTGCATTCAGCTCCTCGACTTCTCCTACCTTGCCCGAGATGCCATCTACGACACTCTGTTGAAGATCGCCGTCGAAAACTCCACACCAAGCAATCTGCAAGT agcaaAGTTTTTGACAGTGAAGGAAGATTTCATGCTCTTGGCTGTTGGAATCATCAGCACAAGCATGTTCGTGCTAAACCCTGGGTACTGGCAGCAG caggcagctgcccacCCGTGTGGTCAAAGGGACGACCCCCCACCTTGGAAAGCGACTGTCGCGATAGCAGAGGCGTGCCCGGCCCATGTCATGTGGAAGCACTCTCCGTGTAGAACAGTGTTTTATTATTGA
- the LOC115617719 gene encoding cytochrome c oxidase assembly factor 3 homolog, mitochondrial, translated as MAAQEPGREAAFARRIDPRREPGLSPEQRLHMARVERALQRRLRGRNVLLALGIGAVTLGIYGYTFYSVSQERFLDELEQEAEAARARARARAESAGS; from the exons ATGGCGGCGCAGGAGCCGGGCCGGGAGGCGGCGTTCGCGCGGCGCATCGACCCGCGGCGGGAGCCGGGGCTGAGCCCCGAGCAGCGGCTGCACATGGCGCGGGTGGAGCGCGCCCTGCAGCGCCGCCTGCGCGGCCGCAACGTGCTGCTGGCGCTCGGCATCGGCGCCGTCACGCTCGGAATCT ACGGGTACACCTTCTACTCGGTGTCGCAGGAGCGGTTCCTGGAcgagctggagcaggaggcgGAGGCGGCGCGGGCGCGGGCCCGGGCGCGGGCCGAGAGCGCCGGGAGCTGA